The following proteins are encoded in a genomic region of Stutzerimonas stutzeri:
- the fliA gene encoding RNA polymerase sigma factor FliA, which produces MYNSKAQAKDAQYQLIDQYAPLVKRIAYHLLARLPASVQVDDLMQAGMIGLLEASKKYDAGKGASFETYAGIRIRGAMLDEVRKGDWAPRSVHRNSRMVSEAIRAIEARTGRDAKDQEVAAELKLSLDDYYGILGDTLGSRLFSFDDLLTEGEHGEFEEDAASAHPEPSRDLEDERFQQALAEAISSLPEREKLVLSLYYDEELNLKEIGQVLGVSESRVSQLHSQCAARLRARLSEWRAR; this is translated from the coding sequence ATGTATAACAGCAAAGCTCAGGCAAAAGACGCGCAATACCAACTCATCGACCAGTACGCGCCGTTGGTCAAGCGTATCGCGTATCACCTCTTGGCTCGCTTACCAGCCAGTGTGCAGGTCGATGACCTCATGCAGGCCGGGATGATCGGTCTGCTCGAGGCGTCAAAAAAATACGATGCCGGCAAGGGCGCCAGCTTCGAGACCTACGCCGGCATTCGCATTCGCGGCGCCATGCTCGATGAGGTCCGCAAGGGCGATTGGGCTCCGCGTTCCGTGCACCGGAATTCGCGCATGGTCAGCGAGGCGATCCGGGCAATCGAGGCCAGAACCGGACGCGACGCTAAAGATCAGGAAGTTGCGGCCGAACTTAAATTGAGTCTCGATGATTACTACGGCATTCTGGGCGACACCCTGGGCAGCCGCCTGTTCAGCTTCGATGATCTGCTGACCGAAGGCGAGCACGGGGAGTTCGAGGAGGATGCCGCCAGTGCGCACCCGGAGCCGTCCCGCGACCTTGAAGACGAGCGTTTTCAACAAGCGTTGGCGGAGGCGATCAGCAGCCTGCCCGAACGTGAGAAGCTGGTGCTTTCGCTGTATTACGACGAAGAGTTGAACTTGAAGGAAATTGGCCAGGTGCTGGGGGTCAGCGAGTCGCGGGTGAGCCAGCTGCACAGTCAGTGCGCGGCGCGTCTGCGGGCTCGCCTCAGCGAGTGGCGGGCCCGTTAA
- the fleN gene encoding flagellar synthesis regulator FleN: protein MGMHPVQVIAVTGGKGGVGKTNVSVNLSLALAELGRRVVLLDADLGLANVDVLLGLTAKRTLADVVAGECDLRDVMIQGPGGIRVVPAASGTQSMVQLSTLQHSGLIQAFSDIGNDIDVLIIDTAAGIGDGVVSFVRAAQEVLLVVTDEPTSITDAYALIKLLNRDYGISRFRVLANMAHAPQEGRNLFAKLSKVTERFLDVALQYVGAIPYDEAVRKAVQKQRAVYEAYPRAKCSLAFKAIAQKVDTWPLPATPRGHLEFFVERLVRPAADSNER from the coding sequence ATGGGTATGCATCCCGTACAGGTTATTGCGGTGACCGGCGGCAAAGGCGGCGTTGGCAAGACCAACGTGTCGGTCAATCTATCGCTGGCCCTGGCCGAACTCGGTCGTCGGGTCGTATTGCTCGATGCCGACCTTGGTCTGGCCAACGTCGACGTACTGCTGGGTTTGACGGCCAAGCGTACGCTGGCCGATGTGGTGGCGGGCGAGTGCGACCTGCGCGATGTGATGATTCAAGGGCCAGGCGGCATTCGCGTGGTACCCGCGGCGTCGGGCACCCAGAGCATGGTGCAGTTGTCTACCCTTCAACATTCGGGGCTGATCCAGGCGTTCAGCGATATCGGCAACGATATCGACGTGCTGATCATCGACACCGCAGCGGGCATTGGCGACGGCGTGGTCAGCTTCGTCCGGGCCGCGCAGGAGGTACTACTGGTCGTGACCGACGAGCCTACTTCGATCACCGATGCCTACGCGTTGATCAAACTGCTCAATCGCGACTACGGCATCAGCCGCTTCCGGGTGCTGGCCAACATGGCCCATGCGCCGCAGGAAGGGCGCAACCTGTTCGCCAAGTTGTCCAAGGTGACAGAGCGCTTCCTCGATGTGGCGTTGCAGTACGTCGGCGCGATCCCCTATGACGAGGCAGTGCGCAAGGCGGTGCAGAAGCAACGCGCCGTCTATGAGGCCTACCCGCGCGCCAAATGCTCGCTGGCGTTCAAGGCCATCGCGCAGAAAGTCGATACCTGGCCACTGCCGGCAACGCCGCGGGGCCATCTAGAGTTCTTTGTGGAGCGCCTGGTCAGGCCCGCCGCAGATTCTAACGAACGATAG
- the flhF gene encoding flagellar biosynthesis protein FlhF produces MQVKRFFAADMRIAMKMIRDELGADAVITGNRRVAGGVELTAVLDYPMETVAPKQPNAALEAELRKTQARIASAHAELQAPSRKAAGLDRQLLDEKPAAIAQPKPVAAPAAADSRAMQAMQSELQGLRELIEMQLGSIAWGQEQSRRPQQAGLWRRLQRIGLPADLSRALLEKVANVSEPRQAWRMLLAHLAQAIKVTKEEPLEEGGIIALVGPAGAGKTTTLAKLAARYVLKHGAQSIALASMDNYRIGAQEQLNTLGRILNVPVIQIDPSQPLSKTLAPMARKRLILIDTAGLPAGDPMMRAQLDALADRGIRSKNYLVLPATSQSQVLKATWHNYRPCGLAGCILTKLDEAGSLGDVLGLSISQHLPIAYLADGPRIPEDLHLPRSHQLVSRAVSLQSEDNPSEETMADMFSGLYNGASRKVG; encoded by the coding sequence ATGCAGGTCAAACGTTTCTTCGCAGCCGACATGCGTATCGCCATGAAGATGATTCGTGACGAGCTGGGCGCTGATGCCGTGATCACGGGTAACCGTCGCGTTGCTGGCGGCGTCGAACTGACCGCTGTGCTCGATTACCCGATGGAGACGGTAGCGCCCAAGCAGCCGAATGCGGCGCTGGAAGCGGAGCTGCGCAAGACTCAGGCGCGTATCGCCAGTGCCCATGCCGAGCTGCAGGCGCCTTCGCGCAAAGCCGCTGGCCTGGATCGCCAACTGCTTGACGAGAAGCCTGCCGCCATTGCGCAGCCCAAGCCGGTTGCCGCTCCGGCAGCTGCCGACTCGCGAGCGATGCAAGCGATGCAGTCCGAACTGCAAGGTCTGCGTGAGCTGATCGAAATGCAGCTGGGCTCGATCGCCTGGGGGCAGGAGCAGAGCCGTCGCCCACAGCAGGCTGGGCTCTGGCGTCGCCTGCAGCGCATCGGTCTGCCGGCCGACCTGTCGCGCGCCTTGCTGGAAAAGGTCGCCAACGTATCCGAGCCGCGCCAGGCCTGGCGCATGCTGCTGGCGCACCTGGCCCAGGCGATCAAGGTCACCAAAGAGGAACCGCTGGAAGAGGGTGGCATCATCGCGCTGGTCGGTCCGGCCGGTGCCGGCAAAACCACCACGCTGGCCAAGCTGGCTGCGCGCTACGTACTCAAGCACGGCGCCCAGAGCATCGCCCTGGCGAGCATGGACAACTACCGCATCGGCGCGCAGGAGCAGTTGAATACCCTGGGGCGTATCCTTAACGTGCCGGTCATCCAGATCGATCCCAGCCAGCCGTTGAGCAAGACCCTCGCGCCGATGGCCCGCAAGCGCCTGATTCTCATCGACACGGCTGGCTTGCCGGCGGGTGATCCGATGATGCGTGCGCAGCTCGACGCATTGGCCGATCGTGGCATTCGGTCGAAGAATTACCTGGTGTTGCCGGCGACCAGCCAGAGCCAAGTGCTCAAGGCAACGTGGCACAACTACCGTCCGTGCGGACTGGCGGGCTGCATTCTGACTAAACTGGATGAAGCCGGAAGCCTGGGCGACGTGCTGGGACTGAGCATCAGTCAGCACTTGCCCATTGCCTACCTCGCCGATGGTCCGCGGATTCCCGAAGACCTGCATCTGCCACGCAGCCACCAGCTGGTCAGCCGCGCGGTGAGCCTGCAATCGGAAGACAATCCCAGCGAGGAAACCATGGCTGATATGTTCTCCGGTCTGTACAACGGTGCTTCACGGAAGGTCGGATGA